From a region of the Oryza sativa Japonica Group chromosome 6, ASM3414082v1 genome:
- the LOC4340632 gene encoding anthranilate O-methyltransferase 2 — MKLEHDFHMAIGEAEDNYANNSRLQRKALLKTKPVLDKAVRQVCMALHPRAMIVADLGFSVDANTLLFVSDVINTVADAQHHDELRCHPMELQFFLNDLSGNDFNQVFKSVKQFTKSIAASHPKGVALPPFYISGLPGSYYTRLFPCQSVHLFHSSYCLHWRSQMIKDMDEKMSDINGGNIYIAKSMPPSVVKMFQDQFQKDMSLFLKLRHQELVPGGQMLLTFLGRKKEGVLDGDLSHLCALLAEALQALVTEGLVEREKLESFNLPLYGPSIDEVKAVIALNKLFGIDHIQLFESNWDPYDDMENDGMCSSPQHGVNVAKSIRAVFEPLLASHFGECILDELFQRYARNVERHLAEDNTKYSVIVLLLNRKV; from the exons ATGAAGTTGGAGCATGACTTCCATATGGCAATAGGGGAAGCAGAGGATAACTATGCAAACAACTCTAGGCTTCAG CGAAAGGCTTTGCTCAAGACCAAGCCGGTGCTTGACAAGGCTGTGAGACAGGTGTGCATGGCTCTCCATCCTCGAGCTATGATAGTTGCTGACCTAGGCTTTTCTGTCGATGCAAACACTCTCCTCTTCGTCTCCGATGTGATCAACACGGTAGCTGATGCTCAGCACCATGATGAGCTCAGGTGCCATCCCATGGAACTCCAGTTCTTCCTGAATGATCTGTCTGGCAATGATTTCAATCAGGTGTTCAAGTCAGTTAAACAGTTTACTAAGTCGATCGCAGCATCTCATCCCAAGGGAGTAGCACTGCCTCCATTCTATATCTCTGGGCTACCAGGCTCCTACTACACCAGGCTTTTCCCTTGCCAAAGTGTTCACCTTTTCCATTCCTCGTACTGCCTCCATTGGCGTTCTCAG ATGATCAAGGACATGGATGAAAAGATGTCAGACATAAATGGAGGGAACATTTACATTGCCAAGAGCATGCCACCATCGGTGGTGAAAATGTTCCAAGATCAGTTTCAGAAGGACATGTCCCTTTTCCTCAAGCTGCGACATCAGGAACTAGTGCCTGGTGGGCAGATGCTGCTCACATTCCTTGGAAGGAAGAAAGAGGGCGTCTTGGATGGAGATCTGAGCCATCTATGTGCATTGCTTGCAGAAGCTTTACAAGCCCTTGTTACTGAG GGCCTTGTGGAGAGGGAAAAGCTGGAGTCATTCAACCTACCACTGTATGGGCCATCCATTGATGAAGTAAAAGCAGTGATCGCATTGAACAAGCTCTTTGGCATTGACCATATCCAGCTCTTTGAGTCAAACTGGGATCCCTATGATGACATGGAAAATGATGGCATGTGCAGCAGCCCTCAGCATGGGGTGAATGTTGCCAAGAGCATCAGAGCAGTGTTCGAGCCCTTGCTGGCAAGCCATTTCGGAGAATGTATACTCGACGAGCTCTTTCAGAGGTATGCACGGAATGTAGAGAGGCACCTTGCGGAGGACAATACAAAGTACTCGGTCATAGTCTTGTTGTTGAACCGAAAAGTATAG